One window of the Trifolium pratense cultivar HEN17-A07 linkage group LG2, ARS_RC_1.1, whole genome shotgun sequence genome contains the following:
- the LOC123906342 gene encoding LOB domain-containing protein 38, whose translation MSCNGCRVLRKGCSESCILRPCIQWIDTPEAQGHATVFVAKFFGRADLMSFISNVPQPQRPALFQSLLFEACGRTVNPVNGAVGLLWTGNWHVCQAAVETVLRGGTLKPIPELLGSDAVASTVDDSSEGEVTCNDARRSRDVKSSFPFMSSGGKRKRSGEVAKVQATTDLNLRLMPQNALTNGCRKEIRRSGTPSMNSEESVTTMTCLESGIGDHYVHDGDRKVLNLFV comes from the exons ATGAGTTGCAACGGTTGCCGTGTCCTTAGAAAGGGTTGTAGTGAGTCATGTATCTTACGCCCTTGTATTCAATGGATTGATACCCCTGAAGCCCAAGGTCATGCCACTGTCTTTGTAGCCAAATTTTTCGGCCGTGCAGACCTTATGTCTTTCATTTCCAACGTTCCTCAACCACAAAGACCcg CTCTGTTTCAATCTCTGTTGTTTGAAGCGTGTGGACGAACCGTTAACCCCGTTAACGGTGCCGTTGGACTTTTATGGACAGGAAATTGGCACGTGTGCCAAGCGGCGGTTGAAACGGTGCTCCGCGGCGGAACACTTAAACCAATACCGGAGCTTCTCGGTTCAGATGCAGTTGCTTCCACTGTTGACGATTCATCCGAAGGGGAAGTCACGTGTAACGACGCGCGAAGGAGCCGAGATGTGAAATCGAGTTTCCCGTTCATGAGTTCCGGTGGTAAACGTAAACGATCGGGTGAAGTTGCGAAGGTTCAGGCAACGACTGATCTTAATCTCCGGTTGATGCCTCAGAACGCGTTGACCAACGGTTGCCGGAAGGAAATTCGCCGGTCAGGAACACCGTCGATGAATTCTGAGGAATCTGTGACGACGATGACGTGTTTGGAAAGTGGGATCGGAGATCACTACGTTCATGACGGTGACCGCAAAGttctcaacctttttgtttga